CCCTCCCGGCATATTCTCTGGCTCGATGACAAAACAAACTACACCAGTTTTAACTATGCTGAGAAAAACTGGCTGAAAACCTTAGCGCATTATAGCAGCATTATCTACGAGAACCTGTATCTTGTAGCGGGATTGATTGAGAATCTGGAGGGTGAAATCAAGAACCGCAATGCGCTGGCTCCGCCATGGGTGCTGCGTCTGATCTTCACCCTGTCAGAGAACGAACGCCGCCGGCTGGCCTCCGACCTGCATGATGCGGCACTTCAGGATCAGCTGATCTGGTACCGCAAGCTGGAATCGCTGATGCTGGACTACCCGATGGAGCCTGGCCTGCTTGTTCAGCTCGACCAGATTAAGGAAGGGCTCCTTGATGTAATCCATCAGATCCGGCAGACCTGCAATGAGCTTAGGCCGCCGCTGTTAATGGAGATGGGGATTGTGGAAGCCTTGAAGCAGCTGATCCAGCAGGAGCAGATCCGTTCCGATTACACGGTAGAGCTTCAGACGGAGCCTGATACCATAGAAATGGATGATGTCCAGATTCTGGCGGTGTACCGCATCGTTCAGGAGCTGCTCAGAAATGCAGACAAACATGCCAAGGCCTCACACATCATATTGTCGCTGGAATCCCATAGCGGTAGATTATACTTCTATTATAAGGATAACGGGAAAGGGCTGGATCTCAAGGAGCTCAAGGATTCATTCGGTCACATGGGGATATCTGGTATTCAGGAGCGTGTGCGGAGTCTGGACGGCGAGATCAAATTTGCATCGGCGCCGGATCAGGGTTTTGAAGTACGGCTTGTGCTTCCGCTGACAGCCGGCATTCAAGAAGGAGGTTATGATGATGATTCGTATATTACTGGTTGACGATCATCCATCGGTTTGCGAAGGGACCAAAAATATGATCGAGCAGGACCCCGAGATGGATGTAACCGTGTCGTACAGCTCACCGGAGGCCCTGGAAATGGCTAAATCGGGGGAATACGACCTGATGCTGTTTGATCTGAATATCCCTGTACTAAGCGGACTTGAGCTGACCAAGCGGCTGATCAGCATCAATCCGGAATTCCGGATTCTGATCTATACAGGCTACGAGATCAGCTCAAACTTCAACATTCTGGTGGAAGCCGGCGTCTCGGGCATAGTCAGCAAAACAGCGAGCAGAGAACAGCTGCTTACCGCCATCCGCTGTGCGCTCCGGGGAGAATCCGTTATCCCTGTCAGCCTGCTCAGGCAGCTTCGCCGCAGTGACATGCGGGTGTCTGCCTCCCGTGATGAGCAGCAGATGGAAGATATCTCTATTAACGAGCGGGAGCAGGAGATTCTGCAGGAGGTGGCGGACGGCCGCAGCAATAAGGACATTGCCAGTAAGCTGCTGATGAGCCAGCGTACCGTAGAGTATAATCTGACCCGGGTGTTCGAGAAGCTTGGCGTTCATTCCCGTTCCGAGGCTACGGTGAAGGCCAAGCAACTGGGACTAATCGGAGACCGCAATTTCTTATAGGCCTCCCCGCTCGTACCAATACCCCGGAATTCCCCGCGCAAGACGCAGCAGTGCTTCCAGGAAGAAATAATCGCCCCAGATCATGAAATCATCCGGGGAGGCGTTGCCTCTGACCGAATAGGAGCCGTGCCGCAGAAATCCCTCTTCTGACGGGTGGCCTGCGGTGAAGTAGTGACTGATCAGCGAGTCCATGGATTGGTTCACAGCATTACTGAAATAGTCCCTGTCCGGATCATTCCCCGGCAGATGCTCCAGCAGCTCCAAGAGACCGCATACGGTGATGGCGGAGGCGGAGCTGTCGCGCGGGGTACCTTCCTCCTGCGGAGCATCGAAATCCCAATAAGCTACATGGTCAGCAGGGAGATGCTCCACGAAGTAGCGGGCCATTCTTTTGGAGGCTTCGAGGTAATGAGGCTCCTGGAAGCTGCGGTAGGCGAGAGCGAAGCCGTAGACACCCCAGGCCTGTCCCCGCGTCCAGGTGGAGCCGTCCTGATACCCTTGTGCTGTTCCCCCGCGAAGGGCATCCCCCGTCTGCTGGTCGAAATAAAAGGTATGGTAAGAAGAGTCGTCGCCCCTCACCAGGAAGCGGCGGCTTGTCTCGGCGTGAATACGGGCTGCCCTGGCATAGGCCGGGTCGCCGGTCTGTCCGCTGGCCCAGCAGAGGAGCGGCAGATTCATCAGGCAGTCGATAATGATCCGTCCGCCGTTGTCTTCATCGCCCTCGGCCCCCCAAGCCTGAAAGAGCTGCGGACCGGGGCGCCAGCGCTTCATTAGCTGGTCCGCTGCCTGCAAGGCGAGCAGGCGCGAGGCTTCATCCTTGTCTGCAATCCAGCGGGCCTTGGCCGAGAGCGAGTAGAGGAAGCCGATGTCGTGGTGATCCAGCGCCTGCCCGTCCCGCATGCGCTGGCGGAAGGAGTCAGTCGCCTGGATGGCGGCGGCACGAATCTCCGGGTCCCGGCTGTATTCATAGCTTAGCCATAGAATGCCGGGCCAGAAGCCCTCCGTCCAGTTGGTGTGGTCGGTCAGATGATATTTGCCGTCCCCCATACTTACAATCGGAAACCTCTCCCCAAATCGCTTCACATTAAGCCGCGTAGTCGTAAGCGTCTGCTCAATCGCCTGCTCCCAGTTCATCATACCCGCCATAACCTCCATAATATCGCTATAGTGTGCTCAACCACATTATAAGCCGATCAAGCTGTAGGTTTGTTGCACAAATCTATAGATATATTGCGGATCTGCTATCAACGGACCTGCCCGTAGACGCTCCAGCTGTTGACTGAATGACCGGCGGCGAACAGACAGGCCGGAACAATGAACAGCCAGGACTGGAGCCAAACGCCAAGCAGCAGGAAATAGAGGGCCGGGAAGACGGCCATAGGAATGGGGATGCCGAGCCAAGGCTTGAACAGCACCGCAAAAGCTCTCCCGCTCCGGTAATAACGCACCCAGCAGCCGTAGTAAACCAGCATGCAGAGTGCCATCATTCCAGCGGATACTCCCAGGGGCTGAGCAGAAATCATTCGGCCGAAGAGAATAGGCATCATGAAGCAGGTGATCTGGCCTGCCCGTTCCAGGAGCGTGAAGACCAGCGGGGCGGAGTCCAGGGAGCCAGGAACACTCCGGGGCGGGAAGAATAGGAATATCAGATTCGGCAGTAATACGAGTAATGAGATGATAAAACCCTGAGCATGCAGTCCCATCGCAGAAATCCTTCTTCCTTTGCATAGATAGTGACCATACCTGACAAATACATGGCAAAACTCTATAATTGCATTATATATCCTAGAGAGCCTGGAGCGGGAGGAAGACATGCAATTTCAACCTATATATGAAGACGGAGAATTAATAATGCCGAAGCTCGAGCTTGATCTGTCAGCGAACTCTTCGGTTGGTATTATCACAGATTTGAGGCGCAAGCAATTGTTAATGGAGCAATTGTCCCGGGATTCCGGCAATTATTTGTCGTGGGCCGGGCAGAACGAATATATGCGGCTCACGGTAGAGGAGCTGATCTCGTTTCTGATCCGGATGTCGGGACGCGAGGAGCGGGCGGCTGTGTTAACTGATTATTTTGCGCTGAAGGAGGAACGGAAGGTCAGATTGATGCAGCTCAGCTCTTCGAAAAGGGTGTATGTGACCCTGCTGCGGGCTTTTTTCGCCCATCAGTCCACGCTCGTATTGGAGGAGCCGTATTTCTATCTGGAGGAGCAGGACCGCCGCCAGCTGAAGCGGATACTGGATGACCTGGCGCAGCAGAAAAGGCTGCTCATTCTGACCTCGAATCTGGAGGATGCGCTGATCTCCTGTGATGTCATCTACCGGCTGAGCGGGTCCGGGCTTCATCAGCTGGATATCCGCGATTCGGAAGAGGACAGGCAGGAGGCACAGAAGCAGGATGAGGCCAACATCACCTTACAGAAGGTCTCGACCAAACGGGAGGATAAGGTGATCTTATTTGACCCGCCTGAGATTGATTTTATTGAAAGTGTAGAAGGCTCTATCCTGGTGCATGTCGGCGGTGAGCATTATGACTGTGCCCTGACCTTGACCCAGCTCGAAGCGCGGCTGCTGAATTTCGGCTTCTTCCGGTGCCACCGGTCCTACATCGTCAATCTGCAAAAGGTACGCGAGATCATTACCTGGACGAAGAACAGCTACAGTCTGCGGCTGAACACCGGCAAGGAGGCCGTGGTCCCGTTATCCCGCTCCAAATTGCAGGAACTTAAGGCACTGCTTAAGCTGTAAAAGGTACCGTTCAGGCCGGAATGGGTACAATTCACCCGGTTTTGGTGGCTGAAAGGCTGAATTCTGGATAACGTTAAGCCATCAACAACTAAAGGATGTGGCGAGATGGCGGTTATTCAGGTAGAGCAGGTCCGCAAGACCTTCGGGGCGAGAGATGCGCTGACAGAGGTGTCCTTCAGTATTCCAAAGGGGGAGATTTTCGGGTTCCTTGGTCCGAGCGGTGCAGGGAAAACCACCTTGATTAAGATTCTGACTGCACAGCTGAAGCCGTCAGGCGGAGCGGCCAAAGTATTCGATCAGCCGGCAGAGGCGATGCAGCAGTCGGCCCAGAAGATGCGTTTTGGCATTCTGACCGATAACAGCGGCCTGTACGAGCGGTTGTCCATAGAGGAGAATCTGGAGCTGTACCGGAAGCTGTATGAGCTTCCCCGCTCTGCGGTGGATCAGGTGCTGCAGTTCGTTAATTTGAGCAGTGAGCGCAAAAAGAAAACAAATACGCTGTCCAAAGGAATGCGTCAGCGGGTGATGCTGGCCTGCGCCATTATCCATGAGCCGGAGCTGCTGTTCCTGGATGAGCCGACCTCGGCACTGGACCCTGTGAATTCAGCGCATATCTATAAGGGCTTGCGTTATCTGAATGAGAAGGGCACGACCATCTTCATCACCACGCATGATATGGCGGAGGCAGAGCTGCTCTGTAACCGTGTGGCGATTCTCTACCAGGGACGCATCCAGACCATCGGCTCTCCGCGGGAGCTGAAGCGGCAGCACCGGGAGAACGTGATCCGGGTGGAGCTGACCAGCGGAGAGGCTCATGAGCTTCCGGTGGACGGGGATACGGCGGACCGGATCGCGGATTGGATGAAGCGGGGGCTCATTGAGCGGGTAGAGACGAAGGAACCGAGTCTGGGTGATATTTTTATCAAAATGACGGGAAGTGAGCTGCTATGAACATCTCCTATAAGCGGGCCGGCGCGATCTTTGTGAAGGATTACAAGGAATTCTCGCGCAATTATGCGCTATCCATTATGCTGCTGTTTCCGATTATGTTTGCGCTGCTGTTCAAAAGTGCAGGTACATCCTTGCCGGGAGCCGCCGGACTTCTGTTCAACAGCTCGTTTGTGCTGCTGACCTGCTTCGCTCAAGCCTGTCTGATTGCGGAAGAGAAGGAGCGTAACACGCTGCGGTCCCTTATGATGACTCCGGCTACTACAATGGATGTGCTCATGGGCAAAAGCAGTCTGGTCTTTGTCATGTCAGCGGTGGTTCTCACCATCACTGCCTTGTTATTTGGCTATGAGCCTGCAAATATAGGGGCATTTATAGCCGCGATCGTGCTTTCCATTGTACTCTACACGGCAGCCGGGACGATCTGCGGTCTCTATTCCAAAACCTTGCTGGATGCGTCCTTATCGATCATCCCGGTAGCCTGCATCTTCATGGGTGCACCGTTGGTAGCAGTATTGGCGAAGGATTATCCAGTATTAGGAGTGCTGGACTATATGCCAAGCAGCCAATTAATACATTTGCTGAACCTGAGCCCTGCCGGTTATCCGGCAGCAGAGGTGTGGTCGCCTCTGCTGATTATTGCGGCATGGACAGTTGTGCTGACGCTTGTGTCTGTAGTGCTGTACCAGAAGCGGCTCCGCGACGAATAGACTGGCGGTGCTGTGCGGATTATGGCGCAGGCCGCGCCGAAGGCTGGATAGAACGCCAAGAAAGCCGCTCCCGGGAGGGGGCGGCTTTCTTGCGCTGCGTACAGCAAACTTCAAGCTTTTACACCATATTAGGAATCTCTACGGCAGGGTCTGTCTCCGCTTCATAGTCTACGCCTTCGGTACGGAAGCCGAACAGATGGAAGAAGTCGTCCTGATAGCCTGCCAGATCCGCCAGCTCAGGCACATTACCCGTCTCCAGCTCATTCCAGCGTCTCATGACCTCGATCTGCACATCCTCGCGCATCTCCCAGTCGTCAATGCGGATCAGGTGGCTGCCGTCCGCAGCGGCTTCACCGCCGTTATACAGATGGTCCGCGAACAGACGGTACATCTGCTGGATGCAGTTCTCGTGCAGCTCCTTCTCCTTCATGACTCTGTACAGGGCAGAGATATACAGCGGCACTACCGGGATCGCCGAGCTGGACTGGGTAACCAGTGCCTTATTCACGGATACGAAGGCCCGGCCCCCGGTAGCGGAGAGCTGTTCGTTCAAGGCAATAGCGGTCTGCTCCAAATGGTTCTTCGCCTGGCCGATAGTTCCGTCCTTGTAGATAGGATGCGTAATCTTGGGGCCGATATAAGAGTACGCTACGGTAGTTGCTCCATCTGCAAGCACACCGGCCTCCTGCATCTGGCTGATCCACATGCCCCAGTCTTCTCCGCCCATCACGGCGATGGTCTGGCGGACTTCATCCTCTGTAGCCGGTTCAATGGTAACGGTGGTGACCTCTCCGGTATGGAAGTTCATCGTCTTGTTCGAATAGGCTTGGCCTACCGGCTTAATTACCGAGGAGAACAACTCCCCGGTTACCGGATGGGTGCGGCGAGGGGAGGCCACGCTGTACACGACCAGATCAACGGTGCCGAATTCGGCTTTGATCAGATCAATGGTTGTGGTTTTGATGGCGTCCGAGAAGGCATCGCCGACGATGCTGAAGGATTTCAGCCCCTGCTTGGCTGCTTCACGTTCAAAGGCAGCAGAATTGTACCAGCCTGCGGAGGCGGTGCGGGTGCCTTCAGCAGCCTTGTCGAAGAAGACGCCGATGGTGTTCGCGCCCGCGCCAAAGGCAGCGGCAATCCGCGAAGCCAGTCCATAGCCTGTGGAAGCGCCGATGACCAGCACGTTCACCGGGCCGGTAAGCTTCTTTTGGGAACGTACATAATCAATCTGTTCCTGTATTTGTCCGGCACATCCCTCCGGGTGAGCTGTTGTGCAGATAAAGCCGCGTGTTTTTGGCTGAATAATCATCAAGGATATCCCCTTTGTTTTAGTTTTTAACTTTTTTCGTTAATATAGAGTATAGCAAATGATGGCATAGAAAGATAAGCCTTCAATATAACGAATAGCAATTTTGTAGGCCTGCCGCTAATAATTTGCAACTTTTCCCAATCCGCAGCGTCAGTGGATAGAGAGGCTATGGAGAATTCGGGGAGGGCTTGGCATGGGTAAAAGATTATCCGTACTTATACTAACCGTGCTGATTTTGGGCGGCTGCAGTGGAGGAGGTTCGGGCATGAATTACACGGAGAGACAGGCTGCCGCAGCAGAGCTTGATCCGGCTCTGGCTGAGAGCAGCAACCAATTGGGCGTGAAGCTGTTCAGCCAGTTATGGAAGCAAGGGGGCGGGAACCTGACGATATCCCCTTACAGTGTAGCTGCCGCTCTGGCCCTGGCCTATAACGGCAGTGCCGGCGAGACGGCAGAGGAGCTGGGGAAGCTGCTGGGCTATGCGCCGGGCGAACGGCAGAAGCTGAATACCGGCCATCAGTCATTAATGAAGCTCATGAATCATGGAGGACCGGGCGTGGAGCTGAAGATCGCGAATTCGGTCTGGGGGATGAAGGGCCTGCCGCTGCGCAGAGACTATCTCAAGACCGGTAAGGATTTCTATGATGCGCAGATTAAGACCACGGACCTGGCTGCAGAGAAGTCTGTGAAGGAGATTAACGGATGGGTGGCAGACCATACGGGGGATAAGATTCAGGAGATGCTCACGGAGCCGCCCGGACCGCAGGCTGTGGCCGTCCTTGTCAATGCGCTGTATTTCAAAGGCGGCTGGACCGATGTGTTCGAGGAAGAGGCTACGAAGCAGGCGGACTTTTATCCACCGGACGGACCGGCAGTGCAGGTGATGATGATGAAGCGGGGCGGAATGTTCGAGTATGCAGCGCATGAGGATTGGCAGGCGGTAAAGCTTCCCTACGGAGAGGGACAGCTGGAGATGGTAGTGGTTCTCCCGGGTGAACAAGCTTCGCTCGCGGAGCTTGTGAGTCATCTGGAGCAGGGGACTCTGCCTCTGGATGAAGGGTTCTCCAGTACCCCGGGGACGCTGCTGTTGCCAAGATTTACGGCCAGCTATGGGACAGAGCTCTCCAAGGCGCTGCAGGCGCTGGGCGTGAAGCTGGCTTTTGATCCGAACCGGGGCGATTTCTCCCTTATGGCGGATCTGGACGACCCGATATATTTTGCACAGGTCATCCACAGAACCTATATCGATGTGAACGAGCAGGGAACGGAGGCAGCGGCCTCTACTCTAATTCAAATGGATGCCGGAGCAGCGCCTCCAGCAGATAAGCCCTTTGAAATGAATGTTAACCGGCCGTTCCTGTACGCTATCCGGGACACGCAGACCGGAGTCGTGCTGTTTCTTGGAGCAATTGAGAATCCGCAGCGCACGGATTGAATCCGCCCTGGGATGAATTTCAAGCATTTACGCATAAATGATCCCTTCACAGGTCACAATAGGAAAAAACCAGAATGAAGGGATTAACGTGAATGCTTTTCGCCTGAAAAAACAACTGTGGCGGCGGTGGAGACGCTGGAAAAAAGCTCCCTGGGTAGGTGCGGCATGCCTCGTGCTGACGTTGCTCGCCTGGCGCGGCATGCAGGTTCCGGAAGAGATCAGCACGCTGCTTAAATCTTCGTCATTCCTGAGCGGCAGCGCAGGGCAGAACCTGGAGCCCGGAAGCAGCTTGCCGGCTGTAGCCGCCGTATATAACCATACAGACGATGATACCGGAGAGGATGCCGCCGTGATGAACAGTCAGGAGCTGCTGAAGGCTGTGGGCAAGGAAGCCATTAGCAGAACGGTGCATCTCAGGACCCTCTTTGTAGCTGGTGAAGAGGTGCAGACCCTGCCCGGCAAGCAGACCCCGGCCCAGCTTAACGAGCTGATTGTCCGCCATGCGGGCTGGAGCGGCAGGATTAGCCGGGAAGGAGACCTGTGGCTGGAGCAGCGGGTCAATGACCTGTCGCCGCTGACCAAGAAGGAAGCTTACTTCGGGGTGGACGAGCAAGGCAACCTGACTTTGTTCCAAGGACCGCCCGAGGCGGAGCGGGTCATGAAGACCTTTTTCCAAATGGACATGGGCTCGATTAAATCCTCTTTGCCCAAGGGCATCTGGGAGCAGCTTCATCAAGGCATCCGGGTGCAGGATCTGGAGGAGTACAACAGCGTACTCTCCACCTTCAGCGACTATGCGCGTGATTCCTCGGAACAGGTGATGCATCCGGAGTGAGGGAGACTATAGAATTAGCGGCAGCATGAAGACCCGCGGCGCGCAAGTGGCCTGCGGGTCTTTTTGTGCGGGGAATGAAGGGGATAAATCCCATACGTGATGCAGAAAGTGGGCTGAATGAGTAAATGAGAGGGATAAATCCCTCTGGTGATGCAGAAAGTAGGCTGAATGAGTAAATAAAGGGGATAAATCCCATAGATTCGGCTGAAAGAGGGGCAAACGTGAAATTTAAAGGGATAAATCCCATACGGTGCGCCAAGTGCGCCTAAAGGATCGTAGCGAGGAGCATTAGTACACCTGAATTCACCAGAAACGGGCCAACTGAGCAAACGAGGAGCATTAGTGCCCCTGAATCTCCTGGGCCCTGACATGTAGACAAACAATAGCGTTACAAATCCCCGGGGACAAACTTTTTGTCTCCCGGGGAATTTTTTTTGCTATAATGGGTGGAAGGAATACATATGTTCGCTTTAGGGCCGGATTATCCGCCCGGGCATAGGGGAGAGAGAAGGATCTTGCGCATTTTGGGGATTGATCCGGGGCTGGCGATTGTCGGCTTTGGCTTCGTAGATAAGGTTGGCAACAAATTAACACCCGTCCAATACGGCTGCATCCAGACCGAGGCACATACCCCGGAAGAAGAGCGTCTGCTGCATGTCTATGAAGGCATGGTACAGCTGATAGATAAATATAAGCCGGATGCGGTAGCGGTAGAGAAGCTGTTCTTCAGCCGCAATGTGACCACGGCTCTGCCGGTGGCGCAGGCACGCGGGGTGCTGATTCTGGCAGCCGTGCAGCGCGGGCTTCCGGTGGCAGAGTACACCCCAATGATGGTGAAGCAGGCTGTGGTCGGTTACGGCAAGGCGGAGAAGAAGCAGGTGCAGGAGATGGTCAAGCTGCTGCTCAAGCTAACGGCTGTGCCGAAGCCCGATGATGTGGCGGATGCGCTGGCGGTAGCCGTATGCCATGCCCATTCCGTGAGTCTTAATTCCAAATTAAATGAGGTATTGCGAAAATGATAGATTTTCTTAGAGGGCCGGTTGCACATTTGGAGCCGGAATATGTTGTGCTGGATGTGCAGGGCGTAGGGTACCGGGTATTCTGCCCGAACCCTTATGCTTTCGCCAAGACTGAGGGTCCGGTGACTGTGTTCATTCATTATCAGACCCGCGAGGATGCTACGCTGCTGTTCGGATTCCCGTCACGTGAGGAGCAGAGGCTGTTCCGCAAGCTGATTGAGGTATCGGGCATCGGCCCGCGTGTCGCGCTGGGCATTCTGACCGGCGGAACGCCGGACCAGCTGATCGCGGCGATCTATCAGGAGAATATCACCTTCCTGACGAAGCTGCCGGGGATCGGCAAGAAGACGGCGCAGCGGATGATTCTGGATCTGAAGGACAAGCTGGACGGCTTCGGCGGGGCAGCCTTGCAGACAGGATTGTTCGCAGTGGCGGCTGAAGCGCAGAGCAAGGCAGAGGCACTGCCGTGGGAAGAAGCCCGGGATGCGCTGAAGGCGCTTGGTTACACCGATGCCGAGCTGGACCGGGTGCACTTGAAGATGAAGCAGGAAGGCACGGACACCGGACCGGTGGATGTGCTGATGAAGAAGGCGCTGGGGCTGCTGTATATCGCCAAATAGGATAGGTCCCTGAAGAACGGAGTGAGGAAGAATGGATGACCGGATTATATCGGCTAATCTGATGATGGACGAGCAGGCGGTGGAATTAAGTCTGCGCCCCCGTTATCTGGGTGAATATATCGGCCAGAACCAGGTGAAAGAGAACCTGAAAATATATATAGAAGCGGCCAAGATGCGCAGCGAAGCACTGGATCATGTTCTGCTCTACGGACCTCCGGGTCTCGGCAAAACGACGCTGGCCAATATTATTGCCAACGAGCTGGGAGTCAATCTGCGGACCACCTCCGGCCCGGCAATTGAACGGCCCGGCGATCTGGCGGCGCTGCTGACGAACCTTCAGGAAGGCGATGTGCTGTTCATTGACGAGATCCACCGTCTGCACCGGACGGTGGAGGAGGTCATGTATCCGGCGATGGAGGATTTCGCGCTGGATATTATGATTGGCAAGGGGCCGAGTGCAAGGTCGGTCCGGCTCGATCTGCCGCCCTTCACGCTCATTGGGGCGACGACACGCGCGGGACTGCTGTCTGCTCCGCTGCGTGACCGCTTCGGAGTGGTCAGCCGGCTGGAGTATTACACCATCGATGAACTGAGCTTCATCGTGGCGCGCAACGCTGAACTGCTGGGCATCGAGATTCTGGGCGATGCAGCGGAGGAGATTGCCCTGCGGGCCCGGGGGACGCCGCGGATTGCCAACCGCCTGCTGAAGCGGGTACGCGATTACGCCCAGGTCCGGGGCGACGGAATCATCACCCCGGAGATTGCCGCCGAATCGCTGAAGATGCTCCAGGTGGACCCCCGGGGGCTGGACAGCATCGACCATAAGATGCTGCAGTCCATGATCAGCTCTTTCCGGGGCGGGCCTGTCGGACTGGATACCATCGCCGCTACGATAGGCGAAGAGAGCCAGACCATTGAGGATGTATACGAGCCTTATCTGCTGCAGATCGGTTTCTTGCAGCGTACGCCGCGCGGCCGCATTGTTACGCCTGCGGCGTATCACCATCTGGGCCTTCCGCTTCCCCCGCAGCAGAACTGATTGCTGAGAAGCCTGCCCATAGTACAACATCTTGCGTAGGATCTGGGCTACAAACCAAAGTTGATTTATCACTAATACTTTATAGGAGGCCTACAATGAAACTTGCGAAGTGGACAACAACAGGAATCGGGCTGCTGGGCCGGGGGGCTCTGGCTGCATTGCTTGCAGCAGGCAGTCTGCTCATTCCGGCAGATCACGCCCGCGCCGATTCCGGCGGGCCTATCCGGGTTGCACTGTATGCCGACATTGGCAGCAAATATAAATCTACCGTACCGCTGGTAACCCTGCAGTCCGAGCAGAGCTTCAGCCTGCTTCCGGCAGCCGGCGGCAGCCCGTTATTGTCGGTTCCGGCCCAGAATAAGGTCCGTGTCAGTCTGGACGGGTTCCGGGTGAAGGTGCTGGAGACGCCAAGCTGGCAGACCGCTGCGGATGCGGCGAAGAAGCTTCAGTCTTCTTCCAATAAGCCGCAGATCTTCATGGCTGCAAGAGGCGGAGCTAAGGTATATCAGCTATATACCGGAGGCTATGCCAGTGAGAGTGCAGCCAATAACGGGCTGAACGCAGTCCTCAAAGCCGGTCTGGCGATTCCTGAGGGGCAGACACCGGCGGTGGCCGGAACCAAGCATCTGTCTGCGGGCTCCTACGCTACACTTGAGGAAGCCCAGGCGGTAGTGAGCAGTCTGACCACTGCCGGCTTAGATGCCTGGCCGGTATTCATATCCGGTGAGGGCGGCAGTGCGCGGACCGAGGTATGGGTAGGCGAGGCTTCAAGTGACAGCGAGCTGGCAGCGGTCTCTGCTTCGGCAACTGCGCTGCTTCCTCAGCTTGCTTTGACGCCTGTGGCTCCGGGTGCACCGGGAGTAATGATCCGCATGGACGCAGGGCTTGATTTCAACAGCGAAGTCCAGGCCTTTCATTATCTGTTATCCGGAAGTAACGCAAAGTTCATTTTGTCCGGCAATGATAAGGGAATTATGCTTACAGAAAGGTCCAAGCGGATCTATCGCGGCGATATGGAGCTTGGCAATCTGAATGGTTCATTGTCAGTCATTAACGTGGTTCCGCTGGAGCAATATCTGTATGCCGTAGTGGGAGGAGAGGTATCCTCTAGCTGGCCGGAAGAAGCGCTCAAGGCCCAGGCTGTAGCGGCACGCAGCTACGCGTTGTCCCAAGGGAACCGTTTTGATGTTGCCAATGTGGTGGATACAACGCTCAGCCAGGTCTATAACGGAATTGGTGCAGAAGCACCCACTATCATCAAGGCAGTCGATGCAACCGCAGGTGAAGTGCTGCAGAGCGGCGGCAAGGTCGTAGAGGCGGTATTCTCCTCGAACAGCGGCGGCGTTACGGCTGACCCGTCGGAAGTATGGAACAGCGGCGGCAATTATGCCAGTGTGGCCAGCGCAGAGGATGT
The window above is part of the Paenibacillus sp. FSL H8-0048 genome. Proteins encoded here:
- a CDS encoding ABC transporter ATP-binding protein, with the translated sequence MAVIQVEQVRKTFGARDALTEVSFSIPKGEIFGFLGPSGAGKTTLIKILTAQLKPSGGAAKVFDQPAEAMQQSAQKMRFGILTDNSGLYERLSIEENLELYRKLYELPRSAVDQVLQFVNLSSERKKKTNTLSKGMRQRVMLACAIIHEPELLFLDEPTSALDPVNSAHIYKGLRYLNEKGTTIFITTHDMAEAELLCNRVAILYQGRIQTIGSPRELKRQHRENVIRVELTSGEAHELPVDGDTADRIADWMKRGLIERVETKEPSLGDIFIKMTGSELL
- a CDS encoding glycoside hydrolase family 88 protein, producing the protein MMNWEQAIEQTLTTTRLNVKRFGERFPIVSMGDGKYHLTDHTNWTEGFWPGILWLSYEYSRDPEIRAAAIQATDSFRQRMRDGQALDHHDIGFLYSLSAKARWIADKDEASRLLALQAADQLMKRWRPGPQLFQAWGAEGDEDNGGRIIIDCLMNLPLLCWASGQTGDPAYARAARIHAETSRRFLVRGDDSSYHTFYFDQQTGDALRGGTAQGYQDGSTWTRGQAWGVYGFALAYRSFQEPHYLEASKRMARYFVEHLPADHVAYWDFDAPQEEGTPRDSSASAITVCGLLELLEHLPGNDPDRDYFSNAVNQSMDSLISHYFTAGHPSEEGFLRHGSYSVRGNASPDDFMIWGDYFFLEALLRLARGIPGYWYERGGL
- a CDS encoding LytTR family transcriptional regulator DNA-binding domain-containing protein gives rise to the protein MPKLELDLSANSSVGIITDLRRKQLLMEQLSRDSGNYLSWAGQNEYMRLTVEELISFLIRMSGREERAAVLTDYFALKEERKVRLMQLSSSKRVYVTLLRAFFAHQSTLVLEEPYFYLEEQDRRQLKRILDDLAQQKRLLILTSNLEDALISCDVIYRLSGSGLHQLDIRDSEEDRQEAQKQDEANITLQKVSTKREDKVILFDPPEIDFIESVEGSILVHVGGEHYDCALTLTQLEARLLNFGFFRCHRSYIVNLQKVREIITWTKNSYSLRLNTGKEAVVPLSRSKLQELKALLKL
- the fabV gene encoding enoyl-ACP reductase FabV, which translates into the protein MIIQPKTRGFICTTAHPEGCAGQIQEQIDYVRSQKKLTGPVNVLVIGASTGYGLASRIAAAFGAGANTIGVFFDKAAEGTRTASAGWYNSAAFEREAAKQGLKSFSIVGDAFSDAIKTTTIDLIKAEFGTVDLVVYSVASPRRTHPVTGELFSSVIKPVGQAYSNKTMNFHTGEVTTVTIEPATEDEVRQTIAVMGGEDWGMWISQMQEAGVLADGATTVAYSYIGPKITHPIYKDGTIGQAKNHLEQTAIALNEQLSATGGRAFVSVNKALVTQSSSAIPVVPLYISALYRVMKEKELHENCIQQMYRLFADHLYNGGEAAADGSHLIRIDDWEMREDVQIEVMRRWNELETGNVPELADLAGYQDDFFHLFGFRTEGVDYEAETDPAVEIPNMV
- a CDS encoding response regulator transcription factor codes for the protein MIRILLVDDHPSVCEGTKNMIEQDPEMDVTVSYSSPEALEMAKSGEYDLMLFDLNIPVLSGLELTKRLISINPEFRILIYTGYEISSNFNILVEAGVSGIVSKTASREQLLTAIRCALRGESVIPVSLLRQLRRSDMRVSASRDEQQMEDISINEREQEILQEVADGRSNKDIASKLLMSQRTVEYNLTRVFEKLGVHSRSEATVKAKQLGLIGDRNFL
- a CDS encoding ABC transporter permease; translated protein: MNISYKRAGAIFVKDYKEFSRNYALSIMLLFPIMFALLFKSAGTSLPGAAGLLFNSSFVLLTCFAQACLIAEEKERNTLRSLMMTPATTMDVLMGKSSLVFVMSAVVLTITALLFGYEPANIGAFIAAIVLSIVLYTAAGTICGLYSKTLLDASLSIIPVACIFMGAPLVAVLAKDYPVLGVLDYMPSSQLIHLLNLSPAGYPAAEVWSPLLIIAAWTVVLTLVSVVLYQKRLRDE